The following coding sequences lie in one Glycine max cultivar Williams 82 chromosome 19, Glycine_max_v4.0, whole genome shotgun sequence genomic window:
- the LOC100793213 gene encoding BTB/POZ and MATH domain-containing protein 4, with product MSRAMCNPAMVSRSVLGSQTSSKSVTETMSGSHEFVIKGYSLTKGMGIGKYIVSETFIVGGFQWAIYFFPDGRDPKDNAAYVSVFVALHSKSTNVRALFDLTLLDLCKKGEHKVHSHFSHSLTIGPYTLINHGSMWGYTRFFKRRHLETSNFLKDDCLKINCTIAVLVSSIDSSQLNTIQVPESDIGEHFGMLLEDEESFDVTFSVGGERFHAHKLVLAARSTMFETQFFNAMKKDDQEIVVIDMEPKVFKVSH from the exons ATGTCGCGTGCGATGTGCAACCCAGCAATGGTGAGTAGGAGTGTTCTAGGGTCCCAAACGAGTTCAAAATCGGTGACAGAGACAATGAGTGGTTCCCACGAGTTTGTGATCAAGGGTTACTCACTAACGAAAGGAATGGGCATTGGGAAATACATCGTGAGTGAGACTTTCATAGTGGGAGGGTTCCAATGGGCCATATACTTTTTCCCTGATGGTAGGGACCCCAAAGATAATGCCGCTTATGTCTCTGTCTTCGTTGCACTCCATTCCAAGAGCACCAACGTTCGTGCGTTGTTCGATCTCACGTTGCTCGACCTATGCAAGAAAGGAGAGCACAAGGTTCATAGCCACTTCAGTCACTCCCTCACGATTGGGCCTTACACTCTCATAAACCATGGCAGCATGTG GGGCTATACGCGGTTTTTCAAACGGAGACACCTTGAGACGTCAAATTTTCTCAAGGATGACTGCTTGAAGATAAATTGCACTATTGCGGTTTTAGTGTCGTCCATAGATTCTTCTCAGTTAAACACAATACAGGTTCCTGAATCTGATATTGGTGAACATTTTGGGATGTTGTTAGAGGATGAGGAATCATTTGATGTTACTTTCTCGGTTGGTGGAGAAAGGTTTCATGCTCATAAGCTTGTTTTGGCAGCTCGATCAACCATGTTTgaaactcaattttttaatgCGATGAAGAAGGATGATCAGGAGATAGTTGTTATTGACATGGAACCTAAGGTTTTCAAGGTGTCACATTAA